A stretch of the Magnolia sinica isolate HGM2019 unplaced genomic scaffold, MsV1 ctg129, whole genome shotgun sequence genome encodes the following:
- the LOC131236025 gene encoding disease resistance protein RPM1-like isoform X1: MAESVSGFLFEKLSSLLTQEVSLLRGVRTEVEEIKLELENMRAFLRDADTRKDSNEGLRTWVGQVRDATYEVEDIIDEFVYRMDRPQRGGFRGCLLNTITLLKNIRYRHRFATQLQGLKRNIAAISMRKDQYNLINTEDGSSSQNANERWKHRGETAPYEDDDEIVGLKERIDQIVVWLTEEEPRRTVISVVGMGGLGKTTLVAKVYKHQMVKKHFECCVWVSVSQSYNVEGLLKSVITDLFKKNKLEVPSNVSSMNRSQLVEMVRDYLDTKRYLVVLDDVWSVDAWTDLNIAFPRNRCGSRIMLTTRIENVASALGDGSRVFPLERLQKKEAWELFSKKAFWKEPCPPELQQLARKIVEKCGGLPLAIVSLGSLLSLKDKTALEWNRVYRDLSWQLTNDQMLERLKHILLLSFYDLPYRLKHCFLYCCMFPEDYLIKRKRLIRLWVAEGFVEDRGKVTMEEAAEDYLKELMHRNMLQVVEKNESGRVKGCQMHDIVREVALSLSHEVKFGMIYDEKQARQEGKVRRMSIYSNGEIIRCTAGMVHLRSLMVFGGSTSFSYSLNTMASSFRLLRVLNLEGVPIQSIPDEVTNMFNLRYLNLRKTKVRELPESLWKLQNLQTLDVRNTELERLPSGIVKLRKLRHLFTYRIIDESLNSFDYFKSIQVPIRICNLTSLQSLDDIDAREGEIIKKVGNLTQLRNLGISKVREIDGVELCNSVGKMKHLLNLSVTASTEEETLELEALSPNPPLLHKLFLNGRLEKVPPWLSSLVNLTHLGLYYSKLREEDPLSSLQALPNLVYMYLHKAYEGQQLCFCDGHFTKLRELYLHDMTQLNRIVMEKGALPSIEKLCLDSCGKLKTLPEGIEYLTGLQALSLLDMPTELSHRLKLKDGSEEDRRKVAHIPIILRGQWIELEGLVTEHLN; this comes from the coding sequence ATGGCGGAGAGTGTTTCTGGATTCTTGTTTGAAAAGCTAAGTTCCCTTCTGACTCAAGAAGTATCCCTACTAAGGGGAGTACGGACTGAAGTAGAAGAAATCAAGCTCGAACTTGAAAACATGCGAGCCTTCTTAAGGGATGCTGATACAAGAAAGGATAGCAATGAAGGATTGAGAACCTGGGTGGGGCAAGTAAGAGATGCTACATATGAAGTGGAGGACATCATCGATGAGTTCGTGTATCGCATGGACAGGCCACAACGAGGTGGATTCAGGGGTTGTCTCCTTAATACCATCACTCTCCTTAAGAATATTCGCTATAGGCACCGTTTTGCCACTCAACTGCAAGGTCTAAAGAGAAATATTGCAGCCATTTCAATGAGAAAAGATCAATATAATCTTATTAATACAGAAGATGGATCGAGCTCACAGAATGCTAATGAAAGATGGAAACATCGTGGAGAAACTGCTCCTTATGAAGACGATGATGAAATTGTAGGGCTCAAAGAAAGAATAGATCAAATAGTTGTATGGTTGACAGAGGAAGAACCAAGACGTACTGTTATTTCTGTGGTGGGGATGGGTGGTCTGGGCAAGACCACTCTTGTGGCGAAAGTTTACAAGCATCAAATGGTAAAGAAGCATTTCGAATGCTGTGTTTGGGTTTCTGTCTCACAGTCTTACAATGTGGAAGGACTTCTAAAAAGTGTGATAACTGATctgttcaagaaaaacaaactTGAGGTTCCGAGCAATGTTAGCAGCATGAATCGCTCCCAACTAGTGGAGATGGTGCGTGATTATTTGGACACAAAGAGGTACCTTGTGGTCTTAGACGACGTGTGGAGTGTAGATGCATGGACAGATCTTAATATTGCCTTTCCACGAAATAGATGTGGAAGTAGGATAATGCTTACTACTCGAATTGAGAATGTAGCCTCTGCATTAGGTGATGGAAGCCGTGTATTTCCACTTGAGCGCCTTCAAAAGAAAGAGGCTTGGGAACTCTTCAGTAAGAAGGCGTTTTGGAAGGAACCCTGTCCTCCAGAGTTGCAGCAATTGGCACGAAAAATTGTAGAAAAGTGTGGAGGCTTGCCTCTCGCAATTGTTTCTTTGGGCAGCCTCTTGTCATTGAAAGAcaagacagcattggagtggaaTCGAGTCTACAGAGACCTGAGCTGGCAGTTGACAAATGATCAAATGCTTGAAAGACTAAAGCACATCTTGTTGCTTAGCTTCTATGATCTACCCTACCGccttaaacactgtttcctgtattgttGCATGTTTCCGGAGGATTATTTAATTAAACGCAAGCGGCTGATTAGGTTGTGGGTGGCTGAGGGTTTTGTAGAGGATAGAGGTAAAGTTACCATGGAGGAGGCGGCGGAAGACTACCTGAAGGAACTCATGCATCGTAACATGCTTCAGGTTGTTGAGAAGAACGAGTCTGGAAGGGTGAAAGGCTGTCAAATGCATGATATCGTACGTGAAGTGGCCCTATCCTTATCACATGAAGTGAAGTTCggcatgatatatgatgagaagcAAGCAAGGCAAGAAGGCAAAGTCCGCCGCATGTCAATCTACAGCAATGGAGAAATTATTCGATGTACTGCAGGTATGGTACATCTTCGTTCTCTTATGGTGTTTGGTGGAAGCACGTCTTTTTCATATTCTTTAAATACGATGGCATCAAGCTTTAGATTGTTGAGGGTCCTAAATCTAGAAGGAGTTCCTATCCAAAGCATACCAGATGAAGTGACTAACATGTTCAATTTACGGTATCTAAACTTAAGGAAAACTAAAGTTAGGGAGCTTCCCGAATCTTTATGGAAGCTACAGAACCTTCAAACACTGGACGTCAGGAATACGGAGCTAGAGAGGCTACCTAGTGGGATTGTGAAGCTACGGAAACTACGACACCTGTTTACTTATCGAATTATTGACGAGTCTCTAAATAGTTTTGATTATTTCAAAAGCATCCAAGTTCCTATAAGAATATGTAATTTAACAAGTTTACAAAGTCTAGATGATATTGATGCCAGAGAAGGGGAGATTATTAAAAAAGTTGGGAACTTAACCCAACTGAGAAATCTTGGCATTTCTAAGGTCAGAGAAATCGATGGAGTTGAGTTGTGCAATTCAGTCGGAAAGATGAAACACCTTCTGAATTTGAGTGTAACTGCAAGTACAGAGGAAGAAACACTTGAATTGGAAGCTCTCTCTCCTAACCCTCCGCTTCTTCATAAGCTTTTCCTGAACGGGCGTTTGGAGAAGGTGCCTCCATGGCTTAGCTCCCTCGTGAACCTCACCCATTTGGGTTTATATTACTCTAAGCTGAGAGAAGAAGATCCGCTTTCATCACTCCAAGCATTGCCCAATCTGGTGTACATGTACCTTCACAAGGCCTACGAAGGGCAGCAGTTGTGTTTCTGCGATGGACATTTCACTAAGCTCAGGGAACTTTACTTACACGATATGACACAACTAAATCGGATAGTAATGGAGAAGGGAGCATTGCCAAGCATTGAAAAGCTATGTTTGGACAGCTGTGGAAAGTTGAAGACGCTTCCAGAAGGGATTGAATACCTCACAGGACTCCAAGCGCTCTCCTTATTAGACATGCCAACGGAATTGTCACATAGGTTGAAACTAAAAGATGGAAGCGAAGAGGACCGTAGAAAGGTGGCGCACATCCCCATCATTTTGCGTGGACAGTGGATAGAATTGGAGGGATTGGTCACGGAACACCTCAACTAG
- the LOC131236026 gene encoding uncharacterized protein LOC131236026 encodes MLPVSKIVCLSSFCFCSSRFLLLAVVEECLEEQEVDLHFQLPPMLGVGNCVFILDAAEECTSVLELDHNHTGALMLRAQTLVTLKEYQSALFDVNRLIELNPSSDVYHNLQARLKTQLSLAPIPESEEEALEAELEEEALEAELEEEAIEAELEEEESVEVELEEETMEADDQQEKALGAAVISDQKAETRSNNSKLPVPQAQSLEHSDLHPKGWEAIPKPKGHSGLDYSRWDRVEDDSSEEEDEAEDVQPQYRLRVRTVGVRPVK; translated from the exons ATGCTTCCAGTCTCTAAAATAGTTTGTCTTTCCTCATTTTGTTTCTGTTCTTCCCGCTTCCTATTGCTTGCAGTAGTTGAGGAATGCCTCGAAGAACAAGAGGTGGACTTGCATTTCCAGCTTCCTCCAATGCTGGGAGTAGGCAATTGTGTTTTTATTTTGGAT GCAGCAGAAGAATGTACATCAGTGCTTGAGCTGGATCATAATCACACTGGAGCCTTGATGCTGCGTGCACAGACTCTGGTCACCCTTAAGGAATACCAATCAGCACTCTTCGATGTCAATAGGCTTATAGAGCTGAACCCTTCTTCTGATGTGTACCATAACCTTCAAGCTCGACTAAAGACACAATTG TCACTAGCTCCGATACCCGAATCTGAAGAAGAAGCATTGGAAGCTGAGCTCGAAGAAGAAGCACTGGAAGCTGAGCTTGAAGAAGAAGCGATCGAAGCTGAGcttgaagaagaagaatcagTGGAGGTTGAGCTTGAAGAAGAAACAATGGAAGCTGATGATCAACAAGAGAAAGCACTAGGTGCAGCAGTAATCTCAGATCAGAAAGCTGAGACTCGAAGCAATAATTCCAAACTCCCTGTACCACAGGCTCAGAGTCTTGAGCACTCTGATTTACATCCCAAAGGATGGGAAGCAATCCCAAAACCGAAAGGTCATTCAGGCCTGGACTACTCACGGTGGGACCGGGTTGAAGATGATTctagtgaagaggaagatgaagcaGAAGATGTGCAACCTCAGTATCGGCTCCGTGTCAGGACTGTTGGGGTGCGGCCTGTGAAATGA